The following proteins are encoded in a genomic region of Burkholderia pyrrocinia:
- a CDS encoding polyamine ABC transporter substrate-binding protein — MRACFLRQACSVAALAAAAAFTSVASPSAHADELNVYNWSDYIAPDTIPNFQKQTGIHVKYDNYDSDDTLQAKLLAGSSGYDIVVPTSNYMAKQIQAGVYQKLDKSKLPNLANLDPLLMKMIGDADPGNQYGVPWAYGTDGIGYNAQAVKKALGDKAPVDSWALVFDPANMEKLKGCGVSFLDQAVDVFAATLQYMGKDPNSKNPGDYQAAFEVLKKVRPYITQFNSSGYINDLANNDVCVALGWSGDVGIAHRRSAEAKRSYDIKFSNPKEGGLLWFDVMVIPKDAPHPESALKWINYVSDPKVNAAITNTVFYPTANKAAHPFVTPSVAQDPTVYPPEDVLKKMVLMKPMPADILRLQNRLWAQLKTGH; from the coding sequence ATGCGTGCCTGCTTTCTTCGCCAAGCCTGTTCTGTTGCCGCCCTTGCCGCCGCGGCCGCGTTCACGTCGGTCGCCAGCCCGTCGGCGCATGCCGACGAGCTGAACGTCTACAACTGGTCCGACTACATCGCACCGGACACGATCCCGAACTTCCAGAAGCAAACGGGCATCCACGTCAAGTACGACAACTACGACAGCGACGACACGCTTCAGGCGAAGCTGCTTGCCGGCAGTTCGGGCTACGACATCGTCGTGCCGACGTCGAACTACATGGCCAAGCAGATCCAGGCCGGCGTGTACCAGAAGCTCGACAAGTCGAAGCTTCCGAACCTCGCGAACCTCGACCCGCTGCTGATGAAGATGATCGGGGATGCCGATCCGGGCAACCAGTACGGCGTCCCCTGGGCCTACGGCACGGACGGCATCGGCTACAACGCGCAGGCAGTGAAGAAGGCACTCGGCGACAAGGCGCCCGTCGACAGCTGGGCACTGGTGTTCGATCCGGCCAACATGGAGAAGCTGAAGGGCTGCGGCGTGTCGTTCCTCGACCAGGCCGTCGACGTGTTCGCCGCCACGCTGCAGTATATGGGCAAGGATCCGAACAGCAAGAACCCCGGCGATTACCAGGCCGCATTCGAAGTCCTGAAGAAAGTCCGCCCGTACATCACCCAGTTCAACTCGTCCGGCTACATCAACGACCTCGCGAACAACGACGTATGCGTCGCGCTCGGCTGGTCGGGCGACGTCGGCATCGCACACCGTCGCTCGGCCGAAGCGAAGCGCTCGTACGACATCAAGTTCTCGAACCCGAAGGAAGGCGGGCTGCTGTGGTTCGACGTGATGGTGATCCCGAAGGACGCGCCGCACCCCGAGAGCGCGCTGAAGTGGATCAACTACGTCTCCGATCCGAAGGTCAACGCGGCGATCACCAACACGGTGTTCTACCCGACCGCGAACAAGGCCGCGCACCCGTTCGTCACGCCGTCCGTCGCACAGGACCCGACCGTCTACCCGCCGGAAGACGTGCTGAAGAAGATGGTGCTGATGAAGCCGATGCCGGCCGACATCCTGCGCCTCCAGAACCGCCTGTGGGCGCAACTGAAGACCGGCCACTGA
- a CDS encoding ABC transporter ATP-binding protein, which yields MQSIPSSAAARQTQPAAAPRTQNDAFVRIENVVKKFGDSTAVDNVNLTIAKNELFALLGSSGCGKSTLLRMLAGLETATSGKIFVDGEDLASLPPYRRPVNMMFQSYALFPHMSVESNVAFGLKQEGTPKHEIKERVADALALVQMSKYAQRKPHQLSGGQQQRVALARSLVKRPKLLLLDEPMSALDKKIRQKTQLELVNIIEKVDVTCVMVTHDQEEAMTMASRLAVMSEGKIVQIGAPGEVYEFPNSRFSAEFIGSTNLFEGRVVEDEPDHIFVESDDLETRMYVSHGVTGPLGMPVGISVRPERVHVSREKPGSKHNWARGVVTDIAYMGSYSLYHVRLPSGKTVVSNLSSSHLLHDSAPAWNDDVFVSWSPASGVVLTQ from the coding sequence ATGCAATCGATACCCTCTTCCGCTGCTGCAAGACAGACTCAACCGGCCGCCGCGCCCCGTACGCAAAACGACGCGTTCGTACGCATCGAAAACGTCGTGAAGAAATTCGGCGACAGCACGGCCGTCGACAATGTGAACCTGACGATCGCGAAGAACGAGCTGTTCGCGCTGCTCGGCAGCTCGGGCTGCGGCAAGTCGACGCTGCTGCGCATGCTCGCCGGGCTGGAGACGGCCACCTCCGGCAAGATCTTCGTCGACGGCGAGGACCTCGCGTCGCTGCCGCCGTACCGCCGCCCGGTGAACATGATGTTCCAGTCGTACGCGCTGTTCCCGCACATGTCGGTCGAATCGAACGTCGCGTTCGGCCTGAAGCAGGAAGGCACGCCGAAGCACGAAATCAAGGAGCGCGTGGCCGACGCGCTCGCGCTGGTGCAGATGAGCAAGTATGCGCAGCGCAAGCCGCACCAGCTCTCCGGCGGCCAGCAGCAGCGCGTCGCGCTGGCGCGCTCGCTGGTCAAGCGCCCGAAGCTGCTGCTGCTCGACGAGCCGATGTCCGCGCTCGACAAGAAGATCCGCCAGAAGACCCAGCTCGAACTCGTGAACATCATCGAGAAGGTCGACGTGACCTGCGTGATGGTCACGCACGACCAGGAAGAGGCGATGACGATGGCCAGCCGCCTCGCGGTAATGAGCGAAGGCAAGATCGTGCAGATCGGCGCGCCCGGCGAAGTGTACGAGTTCCCGAACAGCCGCTTCTCGGCCGAATTCATCGGCTCGACCAACCTGTTCGAAGGGCGCGTGGTCGAGGACGAACCCGATCACATCTTCGTCGAAAGCGACGACCTCGAAACGCGCATGTACGTGAGCCACGGCGTGACGGGCCCGCTCGGGATGCCGGTCGGCATCTCGGTGCGCCCGGAACGCGTGCACGTGTCGCGCGAGAAGCCGGGATCGAAGCACAACTGGGCGCGCGGCGTGGTGACCGACATCGCGTACATGGGCAGCTACTCGCTGTATCACGTGCGCCTGCCGAGCGGCAAGACGGTCGTGTCGAACCTGTCGAGCTCGCACCTGCTGCACGACAGTGCGCCGGCCTGGAACGACGACGTGTTCGTGTCGTGGTCGCCGGCCAGCGGCGTCGTGCTGACGCAGTGA
- a CDS encoding ABC transporter permease subunit — MIKPSKPLSTGVLAFGFLFLYIPIISLVVYSFNESKLVTVWSGFSLKWYAALWQDDELLTAAWLSLKIGLLTATASVVIGTWAGFVLARFGRFKGFTLYTGMINAPLVIPEVIQGISLLLLFVALEQMFGWPKGRGMLTIWIGHVMLCVSYVAIIVQSRVKEMNKSLEEAALDLGATPLKVFFVVTLPLISQALLSGWLLSFTLSIDDLVLSAFLSGPGSTTLPLVVFSRVRLGLNPEMNALATLFITAVTVGVIVVNRMMIARERRRVADMKAAFAVAAA, encoded by the coding sequence ATGATCAAGCCGAGCAAACCGCTGTCGACGGGCGTTCTCGCCTTCGGGTTCCTGTTCCTGTACATCCCGATCATCAGCCTGGTCGTGTACTCGTTCAACGAGTCGAAGCTGGTGACGGTGTGGTCGGGCTTCTCGCTGAAGTGGTACGCGGCGCTGTGGCAGGACGACGAGCTGCTGACCGCCGCATGGCTGTCGCTGAAGATCGGCCTGCTGACGGCCACCGCGTCGGTCGTGATCGGCACGTGGGCGGGCTTCGTGCTGGCGCGCTTCGGCCGCTTCAAGGGCTTCACGCTGTACACGGGGATGATCAACGCGCCGCTGGTGATTCCGGAAGTGATCCAGGGCATCTCGCTGCTGCTGCTGTTCGTTGCACTGGAGCAGATGTTCGGCTGGCCGAAGGGGCGCGGGATGCTGACGATCTGGATCGGTCACGTGATGCTGTGCGTGTCGTACGTGGCGATCATCGTGCAGTCGCGGGTGAAGGAGATGAACAAGTCGCTGGAAGAGGCCGCGCTCGATCTTGGGGCGACGCCGCTGAAGGTGTTCTTCGTGGTGACGCTGCCGCTGATCTCGCAGGCGCTTCTGTCGGGTTGGCTGCTGTCGTTCACGCTGTCGATCGACGACCTGGTGCTGTCGGCGTTCCTGTCGGGGCCGGGGTCGACGACGCTGCCGCTGGTGGTGTTCTCGCGCGTGCGGCTGGGGCTGAACCCGGAGATGAACGCGCTGGCGACGCTGTTCATCACGGCCGTGACGGTCGGCGTGATCGTCGTGAACCGGATGATGATCGCGCGCGAGCGACGCCGGGTGGCCGACATGAAGGCGGCGTTCGCGGTGGCGGCAGCATGA
- a CDS encoding ABC transporter permease subunit, with amino-acid sequence MRTSASTPSAPVSSGAASTDAGRARPSRFAALSRFLPSGRSVAIGVPFLWLAVFFALPFVLVLKISFADQVMGIPPYTSLVEFKDGVVHFAMQLSHYAFLLQDDLYIATYLSSLKMAAVSTVLCLLIGYPMAYYIARAEPNRRNVLMMAVMLPFWTSFLIRVYAWIGILKDDGLLNHTLIALGIIHTPLRLYHSDAGVYIGMVYSYLPFMVMPLYAHLVKMDLTLLEAAYDLGAKPWVAFTRITLPLSKNGIIAGSLLVFIPAVGEYVIPELLGGADTLMIGRVMWDEFFNNMDWPMASAVTVAMVMLLLVPMALFQYYQVKELEEAK; translated from the coding sequence ATGAGAACCTCCGCTTCCACTCCGTCCGCGCCGGTGTCGTCCGGCGCCGCGAGCACCGACGCCGGCCGGGCCCGCCCGAGCCGCTTCGCCGCGCTGTCGCGTTTCCTGCCGTCGGGCCGCAGCGTCGCGATCGGCGTGCCGTTCCTGTGGCTCGCAGTCTTCTTCGCGCTGCCGTTCGTGCTGGTGCTGAAGATCAGCTTCGCCGACCAGGTGATGGGCATCCCGCCGTACACGTCGCTCGTCGAGTTCAAGGACGGCGTCGTGCACTTCGCGATGCAGCTGTCGCACTACGCGTTCCTGCTGCAGGACGACCTGTACATCGCGACCTACCTCAGCTCGCTGAAGATGGCCGCCGTGTCGACCGTGCTGTGCCTGCTGATCGGTTACCCGATGGCGTACTACATCGCGCGTGCCGAGCCGAACCGGCGCAACGTGCTGATGATGGCCGTGATGCTGCCGTTCTGGACGTCGTTCCTGATCCGCGTGTACGCATGGATCGGCATCCTGAAGGACGACGGCCTGCTGAACCACACGCTGATCGCGCTCGGCATCATCCACACGCCGCTGCGGCTGTATCACAGCGATGCGGGCGTCTACATCGGGATGGTCTATTCGTACCTGCCGTTCATGGTGATGCCGCTGTACGCGCACCTGGTGAAGATGGACCTCACGCTGCTCGAGGCCGCCTATGACCTTGGCGCGAAGCCGTGGGTCGCGTTCACGCGGATCACGCTGCCGCTGTCGAAGAACGGGATCATCGCCGGCAGCCTGCTGGTGTTCATCCCGGCGGTGGGCGAGTACGTGATTCCGGAACTGCTCGGCGGCGCGGACACGCTGATGATCGGCCGCGTGATGTGGGATGAATTCTTCAACAACATGGACTGGCCGATGGCGTCCGCGGTGACGGTCGCGATGGTGATGCTGCTGCTGGTGCCGATGGCGCTGTTCCAGTACTACCAGGTCAAGGAACTGGAGGAAGCGAAATGA
- a CDS encoding DUF3138 family protein: protein MKKKLICLLVAGALPGIALAGSTSAEIKALQAQVAALQKQMKAMQAQLGAKPGGAVVAQSGAKAAAAPAEVAADPGSPDYGKARATLTNDDVSEMKQQIANQQLKVDSLTDAANTGPLAGLSVTGYIDPTYIYNRAAGTSSFLFANHENAYNYFNSTFGDLYLDIKKTFGVGPMAPSAEITLMPNRGNGITLLQNSRGSITDNLLNTAVINVPITAETTLVAGLIPSFGGYEVQQSNQMLTLTHNLLYDFSDPGSYVGVGANYTKGSWAWKFFVGNEQYRTYGSVTQTGTNALGDPITTSNRVPTFTARADYTWSSALDLGGSFNIGRQTLSSAAVTDPVTGQQIGVNYGPGGASPSAYGSFFFGELDATYTLADIQYNAEVDYGRQQHAAFNGGLAQWYGLSLLAHRKFNAPVVGRMGVTLRYDLLANTKNGGGGGGIALNGNGMDPNNGFGVDADCLAMSKAGGGLGFECKGAVRQDVALDLLFYPTQQITVKVEYRHDWANNKVFLRNDGSYGKSNDLLATQFIYSF, encoded by the coding sequence ATGAAGAAGAAACTGATCTGCCTGCTGGTGGCCGGCGCGTTGCCGGGCATCGCGCTGGCCGGCTCGACATCCGCCGAGATCAAGGCGCTGCAGGCGCAGGTCGCGGCGCTGCAGAAGCAGATGAAGGCCATGCAGGCGCAGCTCGGCGCGAAGCCGGGCGGCGCCGTTGTCGCGCAGTCCGGCGCGAAGGCCGCCGCTGCGCCGGCCGAGGTGGCCGCCGATCCGGGCTCGCCGGACTACGGCAAGGCGCGCGCCACGCTGACCAACGACGACGTCAGCGAGATGAAGCAGCAGATCGCGAACCAGCAGCTGAAGGTCGACTCGCTGACGGACGCGGCCAACACGGGCCCGCTCGCCGGCCTGTCGGTGACGGGCTACATCGATCCGACCTACATCTACAACCGCGCGGCCGGCACGTCGTCGTTCCTGTTCGCGAACCACGAGAACGCGTACAACTACTTCAACAGCACGTTCGGTGATCTCTACCTCGACATCAAGAAGACCTTCGGCGTCGGCCCGATGGCGCCGTCGGCGGAAATCACGCTGATGCCGAACCGCGGCAACGGCATCACGCTGCTGCAGAACTCGCGCGGCTCGATCACCGACAACCTGCTGAACACGGCGGTCATCAACGTGCCGATCACCGCCGAGACGACGCTGGTCGCCGGCCTGATCCCGAGCTTCGGCGGCTACGAAGTGCAGCAGTCGAACCAGATGCTCACGCTCACGCACAACCTGCTGTACGATTTCTCGGATCCGGGCAGCTACGTCGGCGTCGGCGCGAACTACACGAAGGGCAGCTGGGCGTGGAAGTTCTTCGTCGGCAACGAGCAGTACCGCACCTACGGCTCGGTCACGCAAACGGGCACCAATGCGCTCGGCGACCCGATCACCACCAGCAACAGGGTGCCGACCTTCACCGCGCGCGCGGACTACACGTGGTCGAGCGCACTTGACCTCGGCGGTTCGTTCAACATCGGGCGGCAGACGCTGTCATCGGCGGCAGTGACAGATCCGGTGACCGGCCAGCAAATCGGCGTTAACTATGGCCCGGGTGGTGCCTCACCGAGCGCCTACGGTTCGTTCTTCTTCGGCGAACTCGACGCGACCTACACGCTCGCCGATATCCAGTACAACGCCGAAGTCGACTACGGCCGGCAGCAGCATGCGGCATTCAACGGCGGGCTCGCGCAGTGGTACGGCCTGTCGCTGCTCGCGCACCGCAAGTTCAACGCGCCGGTGGTCGGCCGCATGGGCGTGACGCTGCGCTACGACCTGCTCGCCAACACGAAGAACGGCGGCGGCGGCGGCGGCATCGCGCTGAACGGCAACGGGATGGATCCGAACAACGGCTTCGGCGTCGATGCGGACTGCCTCGCGATGTCGAAGGCCGGCGGCGGCCTGGGCTTCGAGTGCAAGGGCGCCGTGCGCCAGGACGTCGCGCTCGACCTGCTGTTCTATCCGACCCAGCAGATCACCGTGAAGGTCGAATACCGGCACGACTGGGCGAACAACAAGGTGTTCCTGCGCAACGACGGTTCGTACGGCAAGTCCAACGACCTGCTCGCGACGCAGTTCATCTATTCGTTCTGA
- a CDS encoding glutamine synthetase family protein yields MQDIEDFLKQHRITEVEAIIPDMAGIARGKITPRNKFTSGESMRLPQAVMVQTVTGEYPEDGSLTGVTDPDMVCVPDPSTIRLIPWAVDPTAQVIHDCVHFDGSPVEISPRYVLRRVLDLYKAKGWKPVVAPELEFYLVDMNKDPDLPLRPPVGRTGRPETGRQSYSIEAVNEFDPLFEDIYEYCESQGLDIDTLIHEVGAAQMEINFMHGDPLSLADQVFLFKRTVREAALRHNMYATFMAKPMENEPGSAMHVHQSIVDEETGRNLFTSPETGGATSMFYNYLAGLQKYTPALMPIFAPYINSYRRLSRFMAAPINVQWGYDNRTVGFRIPHSSPVARRIENRIPGVDCNPYLALAATLAAGYLGMTQRLEPTEPLVSDGYDLPYQLPRNLEEGLTLMAACEPLGEILGQKFLKAYFALKETEYEAFFRVISSWERRHLLLHV; encoded by the coding sequence ATGCAAGACATCGAAGATTTTCTGAAGCAACACCGCATTACCGAGGTCGAGGCGATCATCCCCGACATGGCCGGCATCGCGCGCGGCAAGATCACGCCGCGCAACAAGTTCACGTCCGGCGAATCGATGCGGCTGCCGCAGGCCGTGATGGTGCAGACCGTCACCGGCGAGTATCCGGAAGACGGCTCGCTGACGGGCGTGACCGATCCCGACATGGTGTGTGTGCCCGATCCGTCGACGATCCGCCTGATCCCGTGGGCCGTCGACCCGACCGCGCAGGTGATCCACGATTGCGTGCACTTCGACGGCTCGCCGGTCGAGATCTCGCCGCGCTACGTGCTGCGCCGCGTGCTCGACCTGTACAAGGCGAAGGGCTGGAAGCCGGTCGTCGCTCCCGAGCTCGAGTTCTACCTCGTCGACATGAACAAGGACCCCGACCTGCCGCTGCGCCCGCCGGTCGGCCGCACGGGCCGCCCCGAAACGGGCCGCCAGTCGTATTCGATCGAGGCCGTCAACGAATTCGATCCGCTGTTCGAGGACATCTACGAGTACTGCGAGTCGCAGGGCCTCGACATCGACACGCTGATCCACGAAGTCGGCGCCGCGCAGATGGAGATCAACTTCATGCACGGCGACCCGCTGTCGCTGGCCGACCAGGTGTTCCTGTTCAAGCGCACGGTGCGCGAGGCCGCGCTGCGGCACAACATGTACGCCACCTTCATGGCCAAGCCGATGGAGAACGAGCCGGGTTCCGCGATGCACGTGCACCAGAGCATCGTCGACGAGGAAACGGGCCGGAACCTGTTCACGTCGCCGGAAACGGGCGGTGCGACGTCGATGTTCTACAACTACCTCGCGGGGCTGCAGAAGTACACGCCGGCGCTGATGCCGATCTTCGCGCCGTACATCAACTCGTACCGCCGGCTGTCGCGCTTCATGGCCGCGCCGATCAACGTGCAGTGGGGCTACGACAACCGCACGGTCGGCTTCCGCATCCCGCACTCGAGCCCCGTGGCGCGCCGCATCGAGAACCGCATTCCGGGCGTCGACTGCAACCCGTACCTCGCGCTCGCCGCGACGCTCGCGGCCGGCTACCTCGGCATGACGCAGCGCCTGGAGCCGACCGAGCCGCTCGTCAGCGACGGCTACGACCTGCCGTACCAGTTGCCGCGCAACCTGGAGGAAGGCTTGACGCTGATGGCCGCATGCGAGCCGCTCGGCGAAATTCTCGGCCAGAAATTCCTGAAGGCGTATTTCGCGCTGAAGGAAACCGAATACGAAGCGTTCTTCCGCGTGATCAGCTCGTGGGAACGCCGCCATCTGCTGCTGCACGTATAA
- a CDS encoding NAD(P)/FAD-dependent oxidoreductase, whose translation MTQSFTRRADALARDSYYEATAARPVVDDPVLDDTIDVDVCVIGAGFAGLSTALDCRARGLSVAVIDAHRPGWGASGRNGGQAITGFAKDEEIERQLGADGARAAWSLSLDGVALIAERIAHYGIDCDYTRGYLTVATKPRRIDDLRAWMSAATSRWGHPSLTWLDTGEIRTRIASARYLAGVHDPLSGHLHPLKYCLGLADAARREGVALYAHTPALDVVRGARPVVHTPSGEVRCRFVVSCCNAGPGGVLPAATAARIAPIASYIIATEPLGQARADALIARREAVCDNNFFLDYFRLSADHRMLFGGRANSAGASPATLAETIRQRMAGVFPQLGDVRVDHAWGGFVDVTRNRAPDFGTLDPNFFYVQGFSGHGVALTGIAGRAIAGAIAGDTRAFDLFARMRHRRFPGGDAWRQPALELGMLYHRVRELF comes from the coding sequence ATGACGCAGTCTTTCACCCGCCGCGCCGATGCGCTCGCGCGCGACTCGTACTACGAAGCGACGGCCGCACGGCCCGTGGTCGATGACCCGGTGCTCGACGACACGATCGACGTCGATGTCTGCGTGATCGGCGCCGGTTTCGCCGGCCTGTCGACGGCGCTCGACTGCCGCGCGCGCGGGCTGTCGGTCGCGGTGATCGACGCGCACCGGCCCGGCTGGGGCGCGTCGGGCCGCAACGGCGGGCAGGCGATCACCGGCTTCGCGAAGGATGAAGAGATCGAGCGGCAGCTCGGCGCCGACGGCGCGCGCGCCGCGTGGTCGCTGTCGCTCGACGGCGTCGCGCTGATCGCCGAGCGGATCGCGCACTACGGGATCGACTGCGACTACACGCGCGGCTACCTCACGGTCGCGACGAAGCCGCGCCGCATCGACGACCTGCGTGCGTGGATGAGCGCCGCGACGTCGCGCTGGGGCCATCCGTCGCTCACGTGGCTCGACACCGGCGAAATCCGCACGCGCATTGCATCCGCGCGTTACCTGGCCGGCGTGCACGATCCGCTGTCGGGCCACCTGCATCCGCTCAAGTACTGCCTCGGCCTCGCCGATGCCGCGCGCCGCGAAGGCGTCGCGCTGTACGCGCACACGCCCGCGCTCGACGTCGTGCGCGGCGCACGGCCCGTCGTGCACACGCCGTCGGGCGAGGTGCGCTGCCGCTTCGTCGTGTCGTGCTGCAACGCGGGCCCGGGCGGCGTGCTGCCCGCCGCGACCGCCGCACGCATCGCGCCGATCGCGTCCTACATCATCGCGACCGAGCCGCTCGGCCAGGCACGCGCCGACGCGCTGATCGCGCGGCGCGAAGCCGTATGCGACAACAACTTCTTCCTCGACTACTTCCGGCTGTCGGCCGACCACCGGATGCTGTTCGGCGGCCGCGCGAATTCGGCCGGTGCGTCGCCCGCCACGCTCGCCGAAACGATCCGGCAGCGCATGGCCGGCGTGTTCCCGCAACTTGGCGACGTGCGCGTCGACCACGCGTGGGGCGGCTTCGTCGACGTCACGCGCAACCGCGCGCCGGACTTCGGCACGCTCGATCCGAACTTCTTCTACGTCCAGGGCTTCAGCGGGCACGGCGTCGCGCTCACCGGCATCGCCGGACGCGCGATCGCCGGCGCGATCGCGGGCGACACGCGCGCGTTCGACCTGTTCGCGCGCATGCGCCACCGGCGCTTTCCCGGCGGCGACGCATGGCGGCAACCCGCGCTCGAACTCGGGATGCTGTACCACCGCGTGCGCGAGCTGTTCTGA
- a CDS encoding aspartate aminotransferase family protein — MTYRNESAWIQPAAPAARTTQQRSTAEYRALDAAHHIHPFSDMGALNRAGSRVIVRADGVYLWDSDGNKVIDGMAGLWCVNVGYGRKELADAAYRQLQELPFYNTFFKTTHPPVIELSALLAEVTPAGFNHFFYCNSGSEGNDTVLRLVHQYWRVQGKPQKKYVISRRNGYHGSTIAGGTLGGMGYMHEQMPSKVEHIVHIDQPYFFGEAQPGETPEAFGLARAQQLEAKILELGAENVAAFIGEPFQGAGGVIFPPSTYWPEIQRICRKYDILLVADEVIGGFGRTGEWFAHQHFGFEPDLITMAKGLTSGYVPMGAVGIHERVARPIIDNGEFNHGLTYSGHPVAAAVAVANLKVLRDEGIVERVKTDTGPYFQALMRETFARHPIVGEVHGHGLVASLQLSEAPAERRRFANGGDVGTICRDFCFNGNLIMRATGDRMLLSPPLVISRQEIDELVSKAKKAVDATAQQLGIS, encoded by the coding sequence ATGACGTACCGCAACGAATCAGCCTGGATCCAGCCCGCCGCGCCGGCGGCCCGCACCACGCAGCAGCGCTCGACCGCCGAATACCGCGCGCTCGACGCCGCGCACCACATCCACCCGTTCTCGGACATGGGCGCGCTCAACCGCGCGGGCAGCCGCGTGATCGTAAGGGCCGACGGCGTCTACCTGTGGGACTCGGACGGCAACAAGGTCATCGACGGGATGGCCGGCCTCTGGTGCGTGAACGTCGGCTACGGCCGCAAGGAACTCGCCGATGCCGCGTATCGCCAGCTGCAGGAACTGCCGTTCTACAACACCTTCTTCAAGACGACGCACCCGCCGGTGATCGAGCTTTCCGCGCTGCTCGCGGAAGTGACGCCGGCCGGCTTCAATCACTTCTTCTATTGCAACAGCGGCTCGGAAGGCAACGACACCGTGCTGCGTCTCGTGCACCAGTACTGGCGCGTACAGGGCAAGCCGCAGAAGAAATACGTGATCTCGCGCAGGAACGGCTACCACGGCTCGACGATCGCGGGCGGCACGCTCGGCGGGATGGGCTACATGCACGAGCAGATGCCGTCGAAGGTCGAGCACATCGTGCACATCGACCAGCCGTACTTCTTCGGCGAAGCGCAGCCGGGCGAAACGCCGGAAGCGTTCGGCCTCGCGCGCGCGCAGCAGCTCGAAGCGAAGATTCTCGAACTTGGCGCGGAGAATGTCGCGGCATTCATCGGCGAGCCGTTCCAGGGCGCGGGCGGCGTGATCTTCCCGCCGTCGACGTACTGGCCGGAAATCCAGCGGATCTGCCGCAAGTACGACATCCTGCTGGTCGCCGACGAAGTGATCGGCGGCTTCGGCCGCACCGGCGAATGGTTCGCGCATCAGCACTTCGGCTTCGAGCCGGACCTGATCACGATGGCGAAGGGCCTCACGTCGGGCTATGTGCCGATGGGCGCCGTCGGCATTCACGAGCGTGTCGCGCGGCCGATCATCGACAACGGGGAATTCAACCACGGCCTCACGTACTCGGGCCATCCGGTCGCCGCGGCCGTCGCAGTCGCGAACCTGAAAGTGCTGCGCGACGAAGGGATCGTCGAACGCGTGAAGACCGACACGGGCCCGTACTTCCAGGCGCTGATGCGCGAAACCTTCGCGCGTCACCCGATCGTCGGTGAAGTGCACGGCCACGGCCTCGTCGCAAGCCTGCAGTTGTCCGAAGCACCGGCCGAACGCCGCCGCTTCGCGAACGGCGGCGACGTCGGCACGATCTGCCGCGACTTCTGCTTCAACGGCAACCTGATCATGCGTGCGACCGGCGACCGGATGCTGCTGTCGCCGCCGCTCGTGATCTCGCGTCAGGAAATCGATGAACTCGTATCGAAGGCGAAGAAGGCCGTCGATGCAACCGCCCAGCAACTGGGTATTTCGTAA
- a CDS encoding gamma-glutamyl-gamma-aminobutyrate hydrolase family protein: MERKPLVGLTADYTQIGTHASHTVGDKYVAAIVDGAHAFAMVLPALGERQSVDDVLDTVDGLLFTGSYSNIEPHRYGGEPSAPGTKHDPARDATTLPLLRAAIAAGVPVLALCRGFQELNVVCGGTLHQRVHEVPGFADHREDDAAPMDTQYGPAHVVRLTPGGVLHALAGGRDEVQVNSLHKQGIAQLGSGLAIEAVAPDGLIEAVSVVDAPAFALAVQWHPEWRHALDPLSTAIFRAFGDACRARRDARTRTRAAAALA, from the coding sequence ATGGAAAGGAAACCCCTCGTCGGCCTCACCGCCGACTACACGCAAATCGGCACGCACGCGTCGCATACGGTCGGCGACAAATACGTCGCCGCGATCGTCGACGGCGCGCACGCGTTCGCGATGGTGCTGCCCGCGCTCGGCGAACGCCAGTCGGTCGACGACGTGCTCGATACGGTCGACGGCCTGCTGTTTACCGGCAGCTATTCGAACATCGAGCCGCATCGGTACGGTGGCGAGCCGAGCGCGCCCGGCACGAAGCACGACCCGGCACGCGACGCGACGACGCTGCCGCTGCTGCGTGCGGCAATCGCCGCGGGCGTGCCCGTGCTCGCCTTATGCCGCGGCTTCCAGGAGCTGAACGTCGTCTGCGGCGGCACGCTGCACCAGCGCGTGCATGAAGTGCCGGGCTTCGCCGATCACCGCGAGGACGATGCCGCGCCGATGGACACGCAGTACGGCCCCGCGCACGTCGTGCGCCTGACGCCCGGCGGCGTGCTGCATGCGCTCGCCGGCGGCCGCGACGAAGTTCAGGTGAATTCGCTGCATAAACAGGGCATCGCGCAACTCGGCTCCGGCCTCGCGATCGAGGCCGTCGCGCCGGACGGCCTGATCGAGGCCGTGAGCGTCGTCGACGCACCGGCTTTCGCGCTCGCCGTGCAATGGCATCCGGAATGGCGCCATGCGCTCGACCCGCTGTCGACCGCGATCTTCCGCGCGTTCGGCGATGCGTGCCGCGCCCGCCGGGATGCCCGTACGCGTACCAGGGCCGCCGCCGCGCTCGCCTGA